In Exiguobacterium sibiricum 7-3, a genomic segment contains:
- a CDS encoding DUF5325 family protein has translation MRILFLLLAIIAVGSMAAIGIFIAEQNVLMIVVSLLLTIGTMGVGFVLKARLRKQA, from the coding sequence ATGCGGATTCTTTTTTTATTGTTAGCCATCATCGCAGTTGGTTCGATGGCAGCCATCGGTATTTTTATTGCGGAACAAAACGTACTCATGATTGTCGTCTCACTTCTTTTGACCATCGGGACGATGGGAGTTGGCTTCGTCTTGAAAGCTCGTTTACGTAAACAAGCCTAA